TAGTTCGGCGGAGCTATACGGACGCATCCGCGCGTTGGCGGACATGCTGCAGTCGTGGGGCGTCAAGAAAGGCGATCGCGTGGCGCTCATCGCTGAGAACCGCTGGGAGTGGCCAGTGGTTGATTTCGCCGTATTGGCGATTGGCGGCGTGGATGTCCCGCTTTATCCGACGATGACGCCGGAGCAGATTGGTTACATGCTGCGCGATTCGGGCGCGAAGGTCGTGGTGGTCTCGTCGAAGGAGCTTTACGAGAAGATCACAGCCGCTGGCGAACTGCCTGAGCTCGAGCATGTTGTCGTGATGGACGAGGGTGAGTTTCCTGGAACGGAGAGCTTTGCCTCTCTGATGACAATGGCCAAAGATAAGCAGCAGCGGAGCGAGGAGTTCGATGTGATGGTGCGGATGGCGCGGCCAGACGACCTGGCGACGATCATCTACACCTCGGGCACGACGGGCGAGCCGAAGGGCGTGATGCTGACGCATGGCAACCTGGCCAGTAACCTGAACGTGACGACGTGTCCGCTGGGTTTTGATGGGACCGACAGTTGCATCTCGTTTCTGCCGCTCTCGCATGTCACGGCGAGGCATCTGGATTATGCGCTGATGCACTATGGCGCGAAGCTCGCGTACTGCTCAAAGTTTGACCTGCTACCTGCTGCGATGAAAGAGGTTCGACCGACGATTTTTGTTGCCGTGCCGCGGGTGTATGAGAAGATTCGCCAGGCGGTGGAGGGGAAGTCGGCGGCTTCGCCGGTGAAGTCGCGGATCCTGGCCTGGGCGATCCGGACTGGGCATGCGCACCGAGCGGAGACGCTGGTGGGGAAGACTCCCTCGGGGTTGGGGTCGAAGCTGGCGGACAAGCTGGTTTACTCGAAGATTCGGGAGGCGTTCGGCGGACGGGTGAAGGTCTTCATCTCGGGCGGCGCGCCGCTGGGGATGGATACGGCGGGGTGGTTTGCGGATGCGGGGATTCGGATCTTCGAGGGGTACGGATTGACGGAGACCTCGCCGGTGATCGCGCTGAATTACCCGGAGGCTCACCGGATCGGGACGGTTGGGCGGGCGATGCCGAATGTGGAGTGCCGGTTCGCGGCGGATGGTGAGCTGGAGGTGC
This is a stretch of genomic DNA from Edaphobacter acidisoli. It encodes these proteins:
- a CDS encoding AMP-dependent synthetase/ligase, translating into MVDLATVNDVLAEVTGRGDRTAMLYQDAAAQWKPISSAELYGRIRALADMLQSWGVKKGDRVALIAENRWEWPVVDFAVLAIGGVDVPLYPTMTPEQIGYMLRDSGAKVVVVSSKELYEKITAAGELPELEHVVVMDEGEFPGTESFASLMTMAKDKQQRSEEFDVMVRMARPDDLATIIYTSGTTGEPKGVMLTHGNLASNLNVTTCPLGFDGTDSCISFLPLSHVTARHLDYALMHYGAKLAYCSKFDLLPAAMKEVRPTIFVAVPRVYEKIRQAVEGKSAASPVKSRILAWAIRTGHAHRAETLVGKTPSGLGSKLADKLVYSKIREAFGGRVKVFISGGAPLGMDTAGWFADAGIRIFEGYGLTETSPVIALNYPEAHRIGTVGRAMPNVECRFAADGELEVRGPSVFSGYWKKPEATAEVFTADGWFRTGDIGHVDADGFISITDRKKELLKTSGGKMIAPQPIENRLKANVLVGQAALVGDKHKFLCVLISPNFAALEGWAKGHGVVDGDRAALVQDARVVKAYQEIVDGVNAGLAHFETIKRLRVVPEEWSVEDGALTPSMKLKRRVVEQRYAKEIGEFYADEATAARE